Proteins encoded by one window of Candidatus Sumerlaea chitinivorans:
- a CDS encoding Cytochrome c-type biogenesis protein DsbD, protein-disulfide reductase, producing MTMLKASRKDLGKPPFLSVGTHWYKQILTALAFGLWGTTSLLASSPQPQDIPVALDLLADRTAVTQGGVIRLGVRFQIAPAWHIYWKNPGESGFATKIEWDLGEITTSSVETVYPVPVVFRGAGGVISYGYAGETLLFVTVRDVTLRPEAKNVKVRARVRWLMCREDECRDARKSLEMELPVGEAQPANREIFERFASLVPVEGIPENVRVDTTITSSGLTAELRAEVPPKTFGIVREDSGEARGLYFFPNPVKGWIVDTPKLVGKVSEVATKVGRLKVFAEQPTVSIQARRTSSTTSGPVEISGVLVQQFVKEDRTLTPVEIREFSLTAGK from the coding sequence ATGACAATGTTGAAAGCAAGCAGAAAAGATTTGGGAAAACCGCCATTTCTATCTGTGGGAACGCATTGGTATAAACAAATCTTGACGGCATTGGCATTTGGCCTTTGGGGGACGACGAGCCTCTTAGCAAGTAGCCCCCAACCACAGGATATACCTGTAGCCCTTGACCTCTTAGCGGACAGGACAGCTGTAACGCAGGGTGGCGTGATCCGTCTCGGCGTGAGGTTTCAGATTGCTCCTGCGTGGCACATTTATTGGAAAAATCCGGGGGAAAGCGGGTTTGCTACGAAGATAGAATGGGATTTGGGCGAAATCACGACGAGTTCAGTGGAAACTGTCTATCCTGTTCCAGTGGTGTTTCGAGGTGCCGGTGGGGTGATATCCTACGGCTACGCCGGTGAGACGCTGTTGTTTGTGACGGTCAGGGACGTTACCCTGAGGCCAGAGGCAAAAAACGTTAAGGTGAGAGCAAGGGTTCGGTGGCTGATGTGTCGCGAGGATGAGTGTCGCGATGCAAGGAAGTCGTTGGAGATGGAGTTGCCCGTGGGCGAGGCGCAGCCGGCCAACCGCGAGATTTTTGAGCGTTTTGCGAGTTTAGTGCCGGTTGAGGGCATCCCGGAGAATGTTCGAGTTGATACGACGATCACTTCGTCGGGCCTGACAGCTGAGCTTCGAGCTGAAGTTCCTCCAAAAACATTTGGGATTGTCAGGGAGGATTCGGGAGAGGCGCGTGGATTGTACTTTTTCCCGAATCCGGTCAAAGGTTGGATCGTGGATACACCAAAGCTTGTCGGAAAGGTCAGCGAGGTGGCGACGAAGGTCGGACGTTTAAAGGTTTTTGCGGAACAACCAACCGTAAGCATTCAGGCAAGGCGAACAAGTTCAACGACAAGCGGACCGGTTGAAATCTCGGGGGTATTGGTACAACAGTTTGTGAAAGAGGATCGCACGTTGACACCGGTTGAGATTCGGGAATTCTCACTTACCGCGGGCAAGTAA
- a CDS encoding glycosyltransferase domain containing protein — MTKVFLIGPGPIWGPETTFFNAQALRTWQIATVLRESGHEVILTILQTEGAARKEPNQPPLIAGEKDGLPYATVNAADPAEIVPIVQSRFDQYESDCLVAINLNAAWIASQLATSHPMWVDLYGHLMGEAQAKSCRYNSDDYLAHFWARERLVLRRGDRFSTASYCQMYATLGELGAVGRLNQYTPTHPFVDVIPAAASRIFLEIPNLRPPFLFRGKRFPPDAFAVLWSGGFNTWTDPQALAGALSLAMERDKNIYFVATGAAIPGHDEITYQQFVSEMEKSGYADRCLLLGWIEAKDLPALYRECDLGLNMDALNYETLFGTRTRLVNMMAAGLPILTTLGTELSEIIREYQLGYTVKVGDVQGYADMILHAARNTAERRTLAAKARQYALTHFSEQAVARPLLRWIQNPSRAPDNEEKIHRFPNIKNPLEAALSPLELELKTLSEIPLEELLAAHRDLRIIRNKPLVRIYRSLKRWFRTPEQ, encoded by the coding sequence GTGACTAAGGTGTTTCTCATTGGTCCGGGACCTATCTGGGGGCCGGAGACAACGTTTTTCAATGCTCAGGCGCTTCGGACATGGCAAATTGCCACGGTCTTGCGGGAATCCGGTCACGAGGTCATCCTCACCATCCTCCAAACCGAAGGCGCTGCAAGAAAGGAACCAAATCAGCCTCCTTTAATAGCGGGAGAAAAGGACGGTCTACCTTACGCAACAGTCAATGCCGCCGACCCAGCTGAAATTGTGCCCATTGTTCAATCGCGGTTCGACCAATATGAATCGGATTGTCTCGTGGCTATCAATCTCAACGCCGCCTGGATCGCAAGCCAACTCGCCACATCTCACCCCATGTGGGTGGACCTCTATGGGCACTTGATGGGAGAAGCGCAAGCAAAAAGCTGCCGTTACAATTCTGACGACTATCTCGCCCACTTCTGGGCTCGAGAGCGTCTTGTCCTACGGCGGGGGGACCGGTTCTCCACCGCATCCTATTGCCAAATGTACGCCACACTCGGTGAGCTGGGCGCAGTCGGGCGCCTAAATCAATACACCCCAACCCATCCCTTCGTGGACGTAATTCCCGCGGCGGCAAGCCGGATATTTCTCGAAATCCCAAACCTCCGTCCCCCCTTCTTATTTCGCGGAAAGCGATTTCCACCTGACGCTTTCGCTGTGCTATGGAGTGGGGGCTTCAATACGTGGACAGATCCCCAAGCCCTTGCGGGGGCTTTGTCCTTAGCAATGGAGCGCGACAAAAACATCTATTTCGTCGCGACCGGCGCGGCCATCCCCGGCCACGATGAAATCACCTACCAGCAGTTTGTCTCAGAAATGGAAAAGTCCGGGTACGCGGATCGCTGCCTGCTTCTCGGCTGGATCGAAGCGAAAGATCTACCAGCCCTCTACCGTGAGTGCGACCTCGGGCTCAATATGGATGCTTTGAACTACGAAACACTCTTCGGCACGAGGACGCGTCTCGTAAATATGATGGCTGCGGGACTCCCAATCCTCACCACCCTTGGAACAGAACTTTCTGAAATCATCCGCGAATACCAACTTGGTTACACCGTGAAAGTGGGAGACGTCCAAGGTTACGCCGACATGATTCTACACGCAGCCCGCAACACTGCCGAGCGGCGCACTCTTGCGGCGAAAGCCCGTCAATACGCGCTTACCCATTTCTCAGAGCAAGCTGTCGCTCGCCCACTTCTGCGTTGGATTCAAAACCCGAGCCGCGCGCCCGATAACGAAGAAAAAATTCACCGCTTCCCAAATATCAAAAACCCCCTCGAGGCCGCCTTGTCCCCCCTTGAACTTGAACTTAAGACTCTCAGCGAAATCCCGCTGGAAGAACTGCTTGCAGCCCACCGGGATCTCCGAATAATTCGCAACAAACCATTGGTGCGGATATACCGGAGCCTAAAGCGATGGTTTCGGACGCCCGAACAGTAG
- a CDS encoding Protein yceI precursor, producing MKTRSILLTSLLSFAVLSTAIAAPESYTIDPVHSSITFSVRHLGVSSVKGRFTEFSGSIFYDEADVTQSSASVVIKAASINTDNPQRDEHLRGADFFDVEKYPEIRFRTTAIRKDGDKLTAVGFLVMHGNTKEIEIPFEIVGKTTDPWGKVRLGFEGHTTINRQDFGISYSKMLDNGSLVIGNDVKIELAIEATRNEPAGPPAKPAKEAKPAEANEKLTSEKSDN from the coding sequence ATGAAAACGCGATCAATCCTCCTCACAAGTCTTCTGAGCTTCGCAGTTCTCTCCACCGCTATCGCAGCCCCAGAAAGCTACACAATTGATCCAGTCCACTCATCCATCACTTTTAGCGTGCGGCATCTCGGCGTGAGCTCAGTAAAAGGGAGATTCACTGAGTTCTCAGGATCGATTTTCTACGATGAAGCCGATGTGACACAGTCGAGTGCCAGCGTCGTCATCAAAGCCGCCAGCATCAACACCGATAACCCGCAACGCGACGAGCACCTCCGTGGCGCGGATTTCTTCGACGTCGAGAAGTACCCTGAGATCCGGTTCCGCACCACCGCAATTCGCAAGGATGGTGACAAGCTCACCGCTGTCGGTTTTCTCGTGATGCATGGCAACACCAAGGAAATCGAGATCCCATTTGAGATCGTTGGGAAAACTACCGACCCGTGGGGCAAAGTCCGCTTGGGGTTCGAAGGGCACACTACAATCAACCGCCAAGACTTTGGGATTTCCTATTCTAAGATGCTCGACAATGGTTCGCTCGTCATCGGTAACGACGTAAAAATTGAGCTGGCGATCGAGGCAACCCGGAACGAACCAGCGGGGCCTCCCGCAAAACCAGCAAAGGAAGCCAAACCGGCTGAAGCGAACGAGAAACTGACATCTGAGAAATCCGACAACTAA
- a CDS encoding peptidase, M16 family, protein MSSNIIDERLTCGARVLLVPSQANQIVALCAFLPIPGAIERADEAGLVGITLRMLLRGTKRRTADELAFAIESLGTSISFEVFQDFSLGSMVCTDDALEPSLNIFFEVLQEPSFEPAEFEKERQSTLAAIREQMDDKLAVTQRAFLRALYGEHSYGFSRLGELETVKEFRAEQAVALYGNFVDPSAALYVCVGNFDPDRVRELLNAVVIARPTAPMEGVIPEPLYVRNKTIHIDREFEQSFLIVGFPACPISSEDWVALRVLNSVLGEGMSSRLFVKLREGMGLAYATGSLVSFHVRGGHLAGYIGTKHESVELARDLMLEEFSRIREERVPEEELERAKNYVVGKNLIDHQRNARRAFYLGYWETVGRGYAMDELYPELIRKVGTDELHRVARKYLVEPTIVSVGQRIVQ, encoded by the coding sequence ATGTCAAGTAACATTATTGACGAAAGACTGACGTGTGGAGCTCGGGTGCTCTTGGTGCCTTCGCAGGCAAATCAGATAGTTGCTCTTTGCGCGTTTCTACCAATCCCCGGTGCGATAGAGCGGGCAGACGAAGCCGGACTTGTGGGCATCACGCTGCGAATGTTACTCAGGGGCACGAAGCGTAGGACTGCCGATGAACTCGCCTTCGCTATCGAAAGTTTAGGAACCTCGATCTCCTTCGAGGTATTTCAAGATTTCAGTTTAGGGAGCATGGTTTGCACGGATGATGCACTGGAGCCGTCGCTGAACATCTTTTTTGAGGTGCTGCAGGAGCCAAGCTTCGAGCCGGCAGAGTTTGAGAAGGAGCGCCAAAGCACCCTTGCAGCAATTCGCGAGCAAATGGACGATAAACTTGCGGTGACGCAGCGGGCTTTCCTCCGAGCCCTCTATGGGGAACACTCCTATGGGTTTTCGCGGCTAGGAGAACTGGAGACTGTTAAGGAGTTTCGCGCCGAGCAGGCGGTGGCTCTTTATGGAAACTTCGTGGACCCATCGGCGGCTCTCTATGTTTGTGTGGGGAATTTTGACCCCGATCGGGTCCGAGAGCTCTTAAACGCCGTCGTTATTGCTCGCCCGACAGCTCCGATGGAGGGAGTGATCCCTGAACCCTTGTATGTGAGGAATAAAACTATACATATTGATCGGGAATTTGAGCAAAGCTTCCTCATCGTGGGGTTTCCGGCTTGTCCGATATCGAGCGAAGATTGGGTGGCGCTGAGGGTCTTAAACAGCGTTCTCGGCGAAGGGATGTCAAGTAGGCTATTTGTCAAGCTGCGGGAGGGGATGGGGTTGGCGTATGCTACGGGGTCCCTCGTGAGCTTCCACGTCCGGGGCGGTCATTTAGCTGGGTATATTGGGACGAAGCACGAGTCGGTTGAGCTGGCTCGCGACCTCATGCTCGAAGAGTTCTCGAGAATTCGAGAAGAACGTGTACCGGAAGAAGAGCTCGAGCGGGCCAAGAACTATGTGGTAGGGAAGAACCTGATTGACCATCAACGAAACGCTCGACGAGCCTTTTACCTTGGCTATTGGGAAACCGTCGGACGGGGTTATGCCATGGATGAGCTCTACCCAGAGCTCATTCGAAAAGTAGGAACGGATGAACTCCATCGGGTTGCGCGCAAATACCTTGTTGAGCCGACCATCGTCTCGGTGGGACAAAGAATAGTTCAGTAA
- a CDS encoding endonuclease/exonuclease/phosphatase family yields the protein MHTQIKQRTKSPAGRPFFRFPSLAVLFPAIVWAALFIPAIGWSWNPSAGDFSKASPSDVRLMAYNTARNFISVSAADSTFSRILKAIDPDVIAFEEIRDNITTTQLVSRLNSILPLAGGQSWKVHLGKSDGTIRTVLASRTTQTLQMLDTVPASEVRGVNGALVQMPRPTYDFDLYVMAVHLKALAGGTNTQRRQKACDALAKWFGDLRTPGGAIDLPTSTPAIVMGDFNFVDPDPQQPEVTLRTGDIVDNATYGPDIKPDWDASDLLDVTPRDPYTNATYTYPNFTPPSRIDRFYLTDSVAIVKNAFILNTKSMTQTQLSAAGLDAHDTELASDHLPIVMDIWFPVPVTLSAFSIE from the coding sequence ATGCACACCCAAATCAAGCAACGAACGAAGAGTCCTGCTGGGCGACCATTTTTCCGTTTCCCCTCTCTTGCCGTGTTATTCCCTGCAATCGTTTGGGCTGCACTCTTCATCCCTGCGATCGGTTGGTCGTGGAACCCAAGTGCAGGCGATTTTTCAAAGGCCAGCCCGTCCGACGTTCGGCTCATGGCCTACAATACTGCCCGCAACTTTATCTCCGTCAGCGCTGCAGATTCGACTTTCAGCCGCATTCTCAAAGCGATCGATCCAGACGTGATCGCCTTCGAGGAAATTCGCGATAACATCACAACAACGCAGCTCGTCAGCCGTCTGAATTCTATCCTTCCGCTTGCGGGTGGTCAGTCGTGGAAAGTTCACCTTGGTAAAAGCGATGGCACCATTCGCACAGTCTTAGCCAGCCGCACCACCCAGACCCTCCAAATGCTCGACACGGTGCCCGCCTCAGAAGTTCGCGGCGTGAACGGTGCCCTCGTCCAGATGCCTCGCCCAACCTATGATTTTGATCTCTACGTCATGGCCGTGCATCTCAAGGCCTTGGCGGGGGGCACGAACACGCAGCGACGCCAAAAGGCCTGCGATGCTTTGGCCAAATGGTTTGGCGACTTGCGGACGCCCGGCGGCGCAATTGATCTACCTACTTCCACTCCGGCGATCGTCATGGGTGACTTCAATTTTGTGGACCCCGACCCTCAGCAGCCCGAAGTGACCTTGCGCACAGGCGACATCGTGGACAACGCTACCTATGGTCCTGATATCAAGCCAGATTGGGACGCGAGTGACCTCCTCGACGTAACCCCCCGCGACCCTTACACGAACGCCACCTACACCTATCCGAACTTTACCCCACCCTCGCGTATCGACCGCTTTTATCTCACCGACAGTGTCGCCATCGTGAAGAATGCCTTTATCCTGAATACGAAATCGATGACGCAGACTCAGCTAAGCGCCGCCGGTCTCGATGCGCACGACACGGAACTTGCTTCTGACCACCTGCCGATCGTTATGGACATTTGGTTCCCGGTGCCAGTGACCTTGTCCGCATTCTCAATTGAATGA
- a CDS encoding Thymidylate synthase thyX, whose product MQSLRVRLVNIFDHAFDNFVATARTCYSSRGIVGVEDVAESAVAEPSEIERRRQRKHALAKSLFQAGHHTTLQHTHLQFAIEGISRHCIWSFLHSHPFYNSEQVSQRYVAVHEGNFYVPDSLGERGQRIFASTIQARMRDYQELCDALAPYVGQHYFEIFSGRRGSQRAEVDIRRKAQELARYVLPVATLAYLYHTISLITLFRYYRIAQEFDTSTEQRLVVERMVEALLEREPAFRHILQEPMPIEDTPEYAFFALRGFTEVDVDNARRFVTEFDSQLDGALSVLVDYSERSETVLAESVREVLGVAQADLSDEEAIRLVLDPAENRILGEAMNLTTLSKLNRTLFHVRYVFRKRLSHAADSQDQRHRFTPGSRPILMRHYTGEPDYYTPVLIERIPELRERYDAAMRDTWEQINRLLNDGESPEDAAYLLPNAVHVRFTESADLLNLHHKMAMRLCYNAQEEIWRACLEEAQAITRVHPEIGRWLLPPCTIRARARKNPYCPEGDRFCGVTVWRLPREEYSRVL is encoded by the coding sequence ATGCAATCGCTTCGGGTCAGGCTGGTAAACATTTTTGATCATGCCTTCGATAACTTTGTGGCGACAGCGCGTACGTGCTACAGTTCGCGGGGCATCGTAGGCGTGGAGGACGTCGCCGAGTCCGCCGTTGCCGAGCCTTCAGAAATCGAGCGCCGAAGGCAGCGCAAGCATGCGCTGGCGAAAAGTCTGTTTCAAGCGGGCCACCACACGACCCTGCAGCATACCCATCTGCAATTCGCGATCGAGGGGATCTCACGCCACTGCATCTGGAGCTTTCTTCACTCACATCCATTCTACAACTCCGAGCAGGTGAGCCAGCGTTATGTTGCGGTGCACGAAGGGAATTTTTATGTGCCGGATTCGTTAGGGGAACGCGGACAGAGGATTTTTGCGTCCACGATTCAAGCGCGCATGCGCGATTACCAAGAACTTTGCGATGCGCTCGCTCCGTACGTTGGGCAACACTACTTCGAGATATTTTCAGGGCGTAGGGGCTCGCAGCGGGCCGAGGTAGATATACGAAGAAAAGCCCAAGAGCTGGCACGCTACGTCCTGCCGGTAGCGACCCTCGCGTACCTGTATCACACAATCAGCCTGATCACTCTGTTCCGATACTACCGAATCGCACAGGAGTTTGACACCTCAACGGAGCAGCGGCTGGTGGTGGAACGGATGGTTGAGGCGCTGTTGGAGAGAGAGCCAGCGTTTCGCCACATTCTGCAGGAACCGATGCCAATTGAGGACACGCCGGAATATGCGTTTTTTGCGCTACGGGGCTTCACGGAAGTGGACGTGGACAATGCGCGCCGGTTTGTGACGGAATTTGACTCGCAGCTCGACGGTGCCCTTAGCGTGCTTGTGGATTATAGCGAGCGCAGCGAGACGGTCTTGGCCGAAAGTGTGCGCGAAGTGCTGGGAGTCGCGCAAGCTGACCTCAGCGACGAAGAGGCAATTCGTCTCGTCCTTGATCCTGCCGAGAATCGCATCCTTGGGGAGGCGATGAATCTGACCACGCTCTCGAAGCTAAACCGGACGCTGTTTCACGTTCGTTACGTGTTTCGCAAACGCCTGAGCCATGCGGCGGATTCTCAGGATCAGCGGCACCGGTTCACACCCGGTTCGCGACCAATCCTCATGAGGCACTACACTGGGGAACCGGATTACTACACGCCAGTCCTCATCGAGCGGATTCCTGAACTTCGCGAACGTTATGACGCCGCGATGCGTGATACGTGGGAGCAGATCAACCGCCTGCTCAACGATGGCGAATCCCCGGAGGATGCTGCGTACTTGCTGCCGAATGCAGTTCACGTCCGTTTTACGGAGTCCGCGGACCTCCTGAACCTTCATCACAAAATGGCGATGCGGTTGTGCTACAATGCTCAAGAAGAGATCTGGCGCGCCTGTCTGGAGGAAGCGCAGGCGATTACGAGGGTGCACCCCGAGATTGGGCGCTGGCTTTTGCCACCATGCACCATTCGAGCCCGAGCCCGCAAGAACCCCTATTGTCCCGAGGGCGATCGCTTCTGCGGCGTGACCGTTTGGCGATTGCCTCGGGAGGAATACAGCCGAGTCCTCTAA
- a CDS encoding Mitochondrial processing peptidase-like protein: MSLGNPSEAKVRRLENGLTVVTKSMPNRVVTIDVWVKAGSAYENDEINGVSHFLEHMMFKGTERYGVGELDKLITSVGGVWNAATSMDFTHYHVTVGAAFFDVALDAISEMIQRPTLDPKEFEKEREVILEEFRRKQDDPWGFLFDALYGVAYASGPYRRTVLGTFESISNLKHSQLVDYYRRMYAPSNMSVLIVGDVHSDDAYSAVARSFEQFQRAFEEPALPESETRYNCGRRVTHPKDVSEVYLAIVLPAPSLERRRDVLAMDVAATILGEGRSSRLYRKLKHELQLVDTIWAGFPTHRFESVFYVGATCDEARAERAVEEAISVIRGLRVSPPSEEELAKAKRVLRNEFCFGTETTTGQSSMIGYYLTLTGGLEFYERYLAEVMSITREDVVRCVTDYLLSEETVVSVTPKSGTHSVE, encoded by the coding sequence ATGAGTTTAGGGAATCCCTCTGAGGCAAAAGTGCGACGGCTGGAGAATGGTCTTACCGTTGTGACGAAGTCCATGCCCAACCGCGTCGTGACCATCGATGTGTGGGTCAAAGCGGGTTCGGCATATGAAAACGATGAGATCAACGGGGTCTCACATTTCCTCGAGCACATGATGTTCAAAGGAACGGAGCGGTACGGAGTGGGGGAACTCGACAAGCTCATTACAAGTGTTGGTGGAGTATGGAATGCCGCAACTTCGATGGATTTTACCCACTACCACGTCACGGTTGGGGCTGCTTTTTTCGACGTTGCGCTTGATGCAATTTCAGAGATGATCCAGCGCCCTACGTTAGATCCGAAAGAGTTCGAAAAAGAACGGGAAGTCATCCTGGAGGAATTTCGGCGCAAACAGGACGATCCATGGGGCTTCTTATTTGATGCACTCTATGGAGTGGCGTACGCGTCTGGACCTTACCGGCGTACCGTCCTTGGCACGTTTGAGTCCATTTCAAATCTCAAGCACTCGCAGTTGGTTGACTACTACCGGCGCATGTACGCGCCTTCAAACATGAGTGTCTTGATTGTAGGGGATGTGCACTCAGACGATGCATATTCAGCTGTGGCGCGTTCGTTCGAGCAGTTCCAGAGAGCTTTTGAAGAGCCTGCATTGCCCGAATCTGAGACTCGCTACAATTGTGGGCGCCGAGTGACGCATCCAAAGGACGTGAGCGAGGTCTACCTTGCGATCGTTCTGCCTGCTCCCTCGTTGGAACGGCGTCGGGATGTTTTGGCAATGGACGTTGCCGCCACGATCTTGGGTGAGGGACGAAGTTCGAGACTCTATCGGAAGCTGAAGCACGAATTGCAGCTTGTGGACACGATTTGGGCGGGTTTCCCGACCCATCGGTTTGAAAGCGTGTTCTATGTCGGGGCCACGTGCGACGAGGCTCGGGCGGAACGCGCAGTCGAGGAAGCAATCTCTGTCATTCGTGGTCTGAGAGTTTCTCCACCTTCGGAGGAGGAGTTGGCGAAGGCTAAGCGCGTGCTGCGAAACGAGTTTTGTTTTGGAACTGAGACTACAACTGGCCAATCCAGCATGATCGGGTACTATCTGACGCTAACGGGGGGACTGGAGTTTTACGAGAGGTATCTGGCAGAAGTTATGAGTATCACCCGCGAGGACGTGGTTAGGTGTGTCACGGATTACCTTCTCTCCGAGGAGACAGTCGTTTCAGTCACACCAAAGTCGGGAACGCATAGCGTGGAGTGA
- a CDS encoding Phenylacetic acid degradation protein PaaD, thioesterase: MDTLKQWQAHFAKDQFATGNGIELVEIGPGRAVARMAIEPRHYNAVGSVMGGALFTLADFAFAAASNSHGTVAVATDCSISFLRPAFTGTLTAEARELSRGRTLAHYDVMIRDEQERLVAVFHGTVYRKNEPIRRG, from the coding sequence ATGGATACTTTAAAACAGTGGCAGGCACATTTTGCGAAGGATCAATTCGCAACGGGGAATGGAATCGAGCTGGTGGAGATTGGGCCAGGGCGAGCTGTGGCGCGGATGGCTATTGAGCCTCGGCATTACAACGCTGTCGGAAGTGTGATGGGTGGGGCGCTTTTTACGTTGGCAGACTTCGCATTTGCTGCGGCGTCGAATTCGCACGGGACAGTGGCGGTGGCGACGGATTGCAGTATTTCCTTTCTTCGGCCCGCGTTCACCGGTACCTTGACTGCGGAAGCCCGGGAACTGTCGCGCGGTCGCACGCTCGCACACTATGACGTAATGATCCGGGACGAACAAGAGCGCTTGGTTGCCGTCTTTCACGGCACCGTGTACCGGAAAAATGAGCCCATTCGGCGGGGATAG
- a CDS encoding aldo/keto reductase, translating into MIERRKFGATDMEVSILGFGGAEIGYENAPQEDVNKLLNEALDAGLNVIDTAECYPNSEEKIGKAVGHRRKEFYLFTKCGHTDDWKSDWRKESLLASIERSLRRLKTDYVDLVQLHSCDEATLRAGEAIEALEEAKRRGYTRYIGYSGDSTAALYAIECGRFDTLQTSINVADQEALELTLPKARARNMGVIAKRPVANAAWRYGDTPPTEPYHTVYWERLRKLNYPFTQKPLSEAVAIALRFTLSQPGVHTAIVGTKKPGRWLENARALSAGPLPQHEIENIRKRWKEIAQPDWIGQV; encoded by the coding sequence GTGATTGAACGAAGAAAGTTCGGCGCAACCGACATGGAGGTCTCGATCCTTGGTTTTGGTGGCGCAGAGATCGGTTATGAAAACGCACCCCAAGAAGATGTAAACAAGCTCCTCAACGAAGCGCTCGACGCGGGCCTCAATGTCATCGATACTGCAGAATGCTATCCTAATAGCGAAGAAAAGATCGGCAAGGCCGTTGGTCATCGTCGCAAGGAATTCTACCTCTTTACGAAATGTGGCCACACTGACGATTGGAAAAGCGATTGGCGCAAGGAGTCGCTACTCGCCAGCATTGAGCGAAGCCTGCGGCGACTGAAAACCGATTATGTAGACCTTGTCCAGCTTCACAGTTGCGACGAGGCCACTCTGCGCGCGGGTGAAGCTATCGAAGCGCTCGAAGAAGCCAAGCGTCGGGGTTACACCCGCTACATTGGCTACAGCGGCGACAGCACAGCGGCTCTCTATGCCATCGAATGCGGACGGTTCGACACTCTTCAGACTTCTATCAATGTGGCCGATCAGGAAGCGCTGGAGCTCACTCTTCCGAAAGCGCGCGCTCGAAACATGGGCGTGATTGCAAAGCGACCCGTGGCCAATGCCGCATGGCGTTATGGCGACACTCCGCCCACCGAACCCTATCATACCGTCTATTGGGAGCGGCTCCGCAAACTTAATTACCCATTTACCCAAAAGCCGCTCAGCGAAGCCGTAGCAATCGCCTTGCGCTTCACCCTGAGTCAGCCGGGCGTCCACACGGCCATCGTGGGCACCAAAAAACCCGGACGCTGGCTCGAAAACGCTCGCGCACTGAGTGCAGGCCCCTTGCCGCAGCACGAGATCGAAAACATTCGTAAGCGATGGAAGGAAATTGCGCAGCCCGACTGGATCGGTCAGGTGTAG
- a CDS encoding Thiol peroxidase, Bcp-type: MTVQEGAIAPDFTLLASNGKNVSLSDFRGKWVVLYFYPKDDTSGCTREACSFRDNIKKLESLGAVVIGVSPDDLKSHDRFINKYSLPFLLLSDPDHKVAELYGVWKEKNMYGRKIMGIQRSTFLIAPDGRLHKAWRKVKVDTHVDEVLDELKLVAA, encoded by the coding sequence ATGACGGTACAAGAAGGTGCTATTGCACCCGATTTCACGCTGCTTGCGTCTAACGGAAAGAATGTTTCGCTTTCCGACTTTCGCGGCAAATGGGTTGTCCTTTACTTTTACCCAAAAGACGATACCTCTGGGTGCACGCGCGAAGCATGCAGCTTCCGCGACAACATCAAGAAGCTTGAATCGCTCGGCGCCGTAGTCATCGGGGTGAGTCCCGATGATCTGAAGTCCCACGACCGTTTCATCAATAAGTACAGCTTGCCGTTCTTGCTTCTCAGCGACCCCGACCACAAAGTCGCGGAGCTCTACGGCGTCTGGAAAGAAAAGAACATGTATGGGCGCAAGATCATGGGCATCCAGCGGTCCACTTTTCTGATCGCTCCGGATGGCCGACTGCATAAGGCGTGGCGCAAAGTAAAAGTCGACACGCACGTGGACGAAGTGCTGGACGAACTCAAGCTCGTGGCGGCATAG
- a CDS encoding Type I antifreeze protein, producing the protein MPTYEYACTSCGEEFEYFQRMSEEPKKVCEKCGGRLERLVSSGSGLIFKGSGFYITDYKRSGNGSSKETKSGENKSAEKTDSSKSE; encoded by the coding sequence ATGCCGACTTACGAATATGCGTGCACAAGCTGTGGCGAGGAGTTCGAGTACTTCCAGCGGATGAGTGAGGAGCCGAAGAAGGTCTGCGAAAAATGTGGTGGACGGCTGGAACGCTTGGTAAGTTCGGGGTCGGGCCTCATCTTTAAAGGAAGCGGTTTTTACATTACGGACTATAAGCGCAGCGGGAACGGATCGTCAAAGGAAACAAAGTCGGGGGAAAACAAGTCGGCGGAAAAGACAGACTCGAGCAAATCTGAGTAG